From one Caldithrix abyssi DSM 13497 genomic stretch:
- a CDS encoding TonB-dependent receptor, whose amino-acid sequence MKRLVFVITALVFTLSSIFAGTTGKIAGRVVDARTKEPLVGANVYLKGTNFGASTDQDGEFYIINVPVGTYTIIAVYVGYRTIEHQGVRVILDQTTVVNFEMSEEIVEGETIVVTATPFKVQKDETSKKITIQADEIQSMPVQDFSDLVVAQAGVIQIESSVQGIAGFEDRGIEEIHVRGGRSGEIGYTIDGTYIVNPFYGAKYSWTELNDFAVEQVDMKTGVFDAEYGGALSSMINIITRDGGEKLEGNLRFYTSNPANLANLHEFTVDPESRLRLAPLKQDYLRDYREISGGLGGPVPGTNKKVRFIVTGSRLATAYRVYEFDYVTFDKTQDQFSEHNRYLNKLDTIAGWHQMGFRYSWDLYGKLSWRISNAMKLTFSNWNLKTTFRTANLSNYSYQYYEAGRNINTQTSDRQALTFNHQLSRKTFYDVRLSRFYQKMFIGVTDNGNYDGRYLRPDEYERPGFDEDWQNNPYWYEYYIKGHDRYYHTNYAETYEAIINVLSQVTKHHQLKAGVDYRRHTIFIDEIQLPWLLTPYVEKYKRHPEELAFYVQDLLEYEYMTIHLGMRVDLLNAHSKYWKNPYAPADERELVDSGWEVSYSPRISFSHVITENATFTFGYGQFTQTPTYRNKYINPNRDLKTYSPLVGNAGLSMEKMTAYEFGLNVGVTDNLIAQVIGWSKEYSGLTSTERVPQFPYSYTIFLNTDYATARGMDVVIRRRGSNSNFVLQYTLSRATANRKDPWEGYRETDTPRTMPKREILMSYDRTHDFSILYSYRLHDKQGPGLFGVYPLQKTSFDLMFLAMSGAPYTPVIGNVAGETNSERGPWNLTTNFNFRRFFNVGDFRLIFGIRVQNLFDWKNPIDIYPETGKADDPGPRINELIEMGWFSRTLWDQPYRYGRRRQIDFSLEIAF is encoded by the coding sequence ATGAAACGCCTTGTTTTTGTTATTACAGCGCTTGTATTTACACTCTCCTCCATCTTTGCCGGAACCACCGGAAAAATTGCCGGTCGGGTTGTTGACGCGCGCACCAAAGAACCGCTGGTAGGCGCCAATGTTTATCTAAAAGGGACAAACTTTGGCGCGTCAACAGATCAGGATGGCGAATTTTACATCATTAATGTTCCCGTAGGAACGTACACGATTATCGCGGTTTATGTCGGTTACCGAACCATTGAACATCAGGGCGTCCGGGTTATTCTTGATCAAACCACGGTTGTCAATTTTGAAATGAGCGAAGAAATTGTAGAAGGCGAAACCATCGTGGTTACGGCAACGCCTTTTAAAGTGCAAAAGGATGAAACCTCAAAAAAGATTACCATTCAGGCCGATGAAATTCAGTCTATGCCGGTGCAGGACTTTTCTGATCTGGTGGTTGCCCAGGCCGGCGTCATCCAGATCGAAAGTAGCGTTCAGGGCATCGCCGGATTTGAGGACCGGGGCATTGAAGAAATCCACGTGCGCGGCGGTCGATCTGGCGAAATCGGCTACACCATCGATGGTACTTATATTGTGAATCCCTTTTACGGGGCCAAATATTCCTGGACAGAGTTAAACGATTTTGCCGTTGAACAGGTAGATATGAAAACCGGCGTATTCGACGCTGAATACGGCGGCGCCCTGTCCAGTATGATTAATATTATCACGCGAGACGGCGGCGAAAAGCTGGAAGGAAATTTGCGTTTTTACACCTCCAATCCGGCCAATTTAGCCAACCTGCATGAATTTACCGTTGATCCGGAATCGCGCCTGCGGCTGGCTCCTTTAAAGCAAGATTATTTACGCGACTATCGCGAAATTAGCGGCGGGCTGGGCGGCCCCGTTCCGGGCACCAATAAAAAAGTTCGTTTTATTGTAACCGGTAGTCGTCTGGCAACGGCCTATCGCGTTTATGAATTCGATTACGTTACTTTCGATAAAACCCAGGATCAATTTTCAGAACACAACCGTTATCTGAATAAATTGGATACGATTGCCGGCTGGCATCAGATGGGCTTCCGCTACAGCTGGGATTTGTATGGAAAGCTGAGCTGGAGAATTTCCAATGCCATGAAGCTTACCTTTTCTAACTGGAATCTGAAAACCACTTTCCGCACGGCCAATCTGTCCAATTATTCTTATCAATATTATGAAGCCGGGCGTAACATAAACACGCAAACTTCCGATCGCCAGGCTTTAACCTTCAATCACCAGCTTTCGAGGAAAACGTTTTATGACGTCAGGCTTTCCCGTTTCTATCAAAAGATGTTTATCGGCGTAACAGACAACGGGAATTACGACGGTCGTTATTTACGGCCCGACGAATATGAAAGACCGGGCTTTGACGAAGACTGGCAGAATAACCCTTACTGGTATGAATATTACATAAAAGGTCATGATCGTTATTACCACACCAACTATGCCGAAACGTATGAGGCGATTATCAATGTGTTAAGCCAGGTTACCAAACACCATCAGTTAAAGGCTGGTGTTGACTACCGCCGACATACGATTTTTATCGATGAAATTCAGTTACCCTGGCTATTGACGCCGTATGTGGAAAAATATAAGCGGCATCCTGAAGAATTGGCCTTTTATGTTCAGGACTTGCTGGAATACGAATACATGACCATCCACCTGGGCATGCGTGTGGACCTGCTTAACGCCCATTCCAAATACTGGAAAAACCCTTACGCGCCTGCCGATGAGCGTGAGCTGGTGGATTCTGGCTGGGAAGTCAGTTACAGCCCGCGCATTAGTTTTTCCCATGTTATTACGGAGAACGCCACCTTTACTTTTGGCTACGGCCAATTTACGCAAACGCCCACTTACCGGAATAAGTACATTAATCCCAATCGCGATTTGAAGACGTACTCACCGCTGGTTGGTAACGCCGGTTTGAGTATGGAAAAGATGACTGCTTATGAATTTGGCCTGAATGTGGGCGTCACCGACAACCTGATTGCTCAGGTTATTGGTTGGTCCAAGGAGTACTCGGGCTTAACTTCCACCGAGCGCGTACCGCAATTCCCTTATTCTTACACGATTTTTCTAAATACGGATTATGCCACCGCGCGCGGCATGGATGTGGTTATTCGTCGGCGCGGCTCGAATTCGAACTTTGTATTGCAGTACACCTTATCGCGCGCCACGGCTAATCGTAAAGATCCGTGGGAAGGCTACCGCGAAACCGATACGCCGCGAACCATGCCCAAGCGTGAGATATTGATGTCTTACGATCGGACGCACGATTTTAGCATCCTGTATTCTTACCGTCTGCACGATAAGCAGGGGCCCGGGCTGTTTGGCGTTTATCCCTTACAAAAAACCAGCTTTGATTTGATGTTTCTGGCCATGAGCGGCGCGCCATACACGCCGGTTATTGGCAATGTGGCCGGCGAAACCAATTCGGAACGCGGGCCCTGGAATCTTACGACCAACTTTAATTTCAGACGCTTTTTTAACGTGGGCGACTTCAGACTTATTTTTGGAATTCGCGTGCAAAACCTGTTTGACTGGAAAAATCCAATCGATATTTACCCGGAAACAGGCAAGGCCGATGACCCGGGGCCGAGAATCAATGAACTGATTGAAATGGGTTGGTTTTCCAGAACGTTGTGGGATCAACCCTATCGTTATGGCCGCAGACGCCAGATCGATTTTTCTTTAGAAATTGCGTTTTAA
- a CDS encoding PorV/PorQ family protein codes for MKFIKYFALIVLIPVYGAFAQQELSKVGTSMGQFLKIGAGARGTALGDAYSSEVKDISALYWNPAGIQKIGRPSVGIAQTQLFAGITYNFLGVVLPLNSNTTAGLSITYLNSGNIEMTTIAEPEGTGTTFTATNVAVGLTVARRLTDRFDLGVTLKYVQEKLFREKASTFAFDIGSQFNTGIYGMKLGMSLANFGGKMKLDGPDLSRDVTNDDTGITYSGGVRWKTLDWPIPLVFRLGISDDLIGENSWLVKSTRHRLTVILEANDPTDHYLRYNYGVEYEWLKFFALRFGYKANYDEADFTAGLGLNFAKFGINGRLDYSFNNYGLLGYVHNYSFEFNF; via the coding sequence ATGAAATTCATAAAATATTTTGCTTTGATTGTTCTGATTCCCGTTTACGGGGCGTTTGCCCAGCAGGAATTGTCCAAAGTCGGCACATCCATGGGACAGTTTTTGAAAATAGGCGCCGGGGCGCGAGGCACCGCCCTGGGCGACGCCTATTCATCGGAAGTGAAGGATATCAGCGCATTGTACTGGAATCCGGCGGGAATCCAAAAAATCGGACGGCCTTCGGTGGGTATTGCCCAAACGCAGTTGTTTGCCGGTATTACCTATAATTTTTTAGGAGTCGTTCTGCCTTTAAATTCCAATACCACGGCCGGTCTTTCTATCACCTATCTGAACTCTGGCAATATAGAAATGACCACCATCGCCGAGCCGGAAGGAACGGGGACGACATTTACGGCAACCAATGTGGCCGTGGGGTTGACCGTTGCCCGACGCTTAACCGACCGCTTTGATCTGGGCGTTACCTTAAAATATGTTCAAGAAAAACTGTTCAGAGAAAAAGCCTCGACGTTCGCTTTTGACATTGGCTCACAATTTAACACAGGCATTTATGGCATGAAGTTGGGCATGAGCCTGGCCAATTTTGGCGGCAAAATGAAATTGGACGGCCCGGACCTCTCCCGGGATGTGACCAATGACGATACCGGCATTACTTACAGCGGCGGCGTACGCTGGAAAACGCTGGATTGGCCCATCCCTCTGGTTTTCCGTCTGGGGATTTCTGACGATTTGATTGGCGAAAATTCCTGGCTTGTTAAAAGCACCAGGCATCGTTTAACGGTTATTCTGGAAGCGAACGACCCAACCGATCATTATTTGCGTTACAATTATGGCGTGGAATACGAGTGGCTCAAGTTTTTTGCTTTACGCTTCGGCTATAAAGCAAATTATGACGAAGCCGATTTTACGGCCGGTCTGGGCCTCAATTTCGCCAAGTTTGGCATTAACGGTCGCCTGGACTATTCCTTCAACAATTATGGGCTGCTTGGCTATGTTCATAACTATTCATTTGAATTCAATTTTTAA